The following coding sequences are from one Methanosarcina sp. WWM596 window:
- the feoB gene encoding ferrous iron transport protein B, giving the protein MIGISSSCCTSGNRGQKNSPYDMTLAFIGNPSVGKSVFFSRLTGVGVEVSNYPGTTVALKRGSVKARGRTIEVVDLPGIYSLGVANEDEKVTKKFLIEDHPDVIINVLDASRLERNLYLTLQLLELDIPMVIALNQVDLAEELGILIDKDRLSELLGLPVVSTVATWGVGLDEVVLVALEEKDKVQDHHRVKYSQWILQALSGLDHAFPDASQSVKIAALLNDAEFVELCCMPPEAHAILSSARRFRQNLDIEHGISVPDTIARDLYGESGHIVDSVVSMFEPKKRLRDRVDRVLTSPNFGIVVLISALLLTFLLVFRVGGFLEAWIVDDLFEPHVIQPVETMTFGMAPIFRNLIIYTLRGVEAGFAIAIPYIAVFYAILSIFEDSGYLTRAAFLLDNLTHKLGLHGRAVIPLVLGFGCNVPAIMAVHSLGTRREKRIASLLISLIPCSARTVIILGLVGTFVGFWPAVSIYVLNVFIIAAMGWILGRALPGQRSGFIMEMTPLRKPALKSTISKTWMKSREFLYIAFPMLLVGSAFLGVLDALGLLSIFQDFVEPISVGLLGLPAFAATALVFGILRKEMALQILAVLAGTANFASVMTPLQMYQFAVITTIYVPCVATIAVLKHELGTKDTAMIVTFTIILALVVGVLIRIFGPLFL; this is encoded by the coding sequence ATGATAGGGATTTCTAGCTCGTGCTGTACTTCTGGCAACAGAGGTCAAAAGAATTCTCCTTATGATATGACACTGGCTTTCATAGGCAACCCGAGCGTTGGAAAAAGTGTTTTTTTCAGCAGGCTTACAGGGGTCGGGGTTGAAGTTTCCAATTACCCCGGAACTACGGTTGCACTTAAAAGAGGAAGTGTAAAAGCCAGAGGCAGGACCATTGAAGTAGTTGACCTGCCTGGAATATATTCTCTTGGGGTGGCAAACGAAGACGAAAAGGTAACCAAAAAATTTCTTATTGAAGATCATCCGGATGTCATTATCAATGTTCTTGATGCAAGCAGGCTTGAGAGAAACCTCTATTTAACTTTACAATTACTGGAACTCGATATCCCTATGGTTATTGCCTTAAATCAGGTGGATCTGGCAGAAGAGCTTGGAATTCTTATTGATAAAGACAGACTTTCAGAACTCTTAGGTCTTCCTGTAGTTTCCACTGTTGCAACGTGGGGGGTAGGGCTTGATGAGGTAGTGCTCGTGGCTCTCGAAGAGAAAGACAAAGTCCAGGATCACCACAGGGTAAAGTACAGCCAGTGGATTCTCCAGGCTCTGTCCGGTCTTGACCACGCTTTTCCGGATGCCTCTCAAAGTGTCAAAATTGCAGCTCTGCTGAATGATGCCGAGTTTGTGGAACTCTGCTGCATGCCGCCTGAAGCCCATGCCATTCTCTCTTCTGCCCGGCGCTTCAGGCAGAACCTTGATATTGAGCACGGAATTTCAGTGCCGGATACCATTGCAAGAGACCTTTACGGAGAATCCGGGCATATAGTAGATAGTGTTGTCTCAATGTTCGAGCCGAAAAAAAGATTACGGGACAGGGTAGATAGAGTTCTTACTTCTCCTAACTTCGGGATTGTGGTTCTCATATCTGCCCTGCTCCTTACTTTTCTTCTTGTCTTCAGGGTAGGGGGCTTCCTTGAAGCCTGGATTGTTGATGATCTTTTTGAACCTCATGTTATCCAGCCAGTGGAAACCATGACTTTTGGCATGGCGCCTATCTTCCGAAACCTGATTATTTATACTCTGCGGGGGGTTGAAGCCGGATTTGCAATTGCAATCCCGTATATTGCAGTTTTCTATGCTATACTTTCCATATTCGAGGACTCAGGTTACCTGACCAGGGCAGCTTTTCTCCTGGACAACCTGACTCATAAGCTCGGGCTTCATGGGAGAGCTGTTATCCCTCTGGTTCTGGGGTTTGGCTGCAATGTTCCTGCAATAATGGCAGTGCATTCCCTCGGCACGCGGAGGGAAAAGAGGATAGCTTCGCTTCTGATCTCCCTTATCCCCTGCTCTGCAAGGACAGTTATAATCCTTGGACTTGTGGGGACATTTGTTGGTTTCTGGCCCGCAGTTTCTATCTATGTGCTGAATGTTTTTATTATTGCAGCGATGGGCTGGATTCTCGGAAGAGCCCTCCCAGGTCAGAGAAGCGGTTTCATTATGGAAATGACCCCTCTCAGAAAACCTGCACTGAAATCCACTATCTCGAAGACCTGGATGAAAAGCCGGGAGTTTTTATATATCGCTTTTCCGATGCTGCTGGTAGGGAGTGCCTTCCTGGGAGTTCTCGATGCCCTTGGGCTTCTTTCTATCTTCCAGGACTTTGTAGAACCCATATCTGTTGGCCTGCTGGGCCTTCCGGCGTTTGCCGCAACAGCCCTGGTTTTTGGAATTCTCAGAAAGGAAATGGCTCTCCAGATCCTTGCAGTACTTGCTGGTACAGCCAACTTCGCATCTGTAATGACTCCCCTTCAGATGTATCAGTTTGCGGTTATTACAACCATTTATGTCCCGTGTGTGGCAACGATTGCAGTACTGAAGCATGAGCTTGGAACAAAGGATACGGCTATGATCGTTACATTCACCATAATCCTCGCTCTTGTGGTAGGTGTCTTGATCCGGATTTTCGGGCCTCTTTTCCTTTAA
- a CDS encoding N-acetyltransferase, protein MIRKARISDVVEMKQIINTYSKEELMLARSLSELYENIRDYYVCEIEGKVVGCCALHVVWEDLAEILALAVKPDCARKRIGTKLVSACIEDAKDLGMKEVFALTYVPDFFETLGFNIVDKNSLPRKIWSGCIRCPKFPDCSEIAVLKSLDA, encoded by the coding sequence TTGATCAGAAAAGCCAGGATAAGTGATGTTGTTGAGATGAAACAAATCATCAACACCTACTCTAAGGAGGAGCTTATGCTTGCTCGCTCCTTGAGTGAGCTGTATGAGAACATAAGGGACTATTATGTCTGTGAGATCGAAGGAAAGGTTGTTGGATGCTGTGCCTTGCATGTGGTCTGGGAAGACCTTGCAGAAATCCTTGCTCTTGCAGTTAAGCCCGATTGTGCAAGAAAAAGAATAGGCACAAAGCTTGTCTCAGCCTGTATCGAGGACGCGAAAGACCTCGGCATGAAGGAAGTTTTTGCTCTTACTTACGTGCCTGATTTTTTTGAAACCCTTGGGTTCAATATCGTGGATAAAAACAGCCTTCCCAGGAAAATCTGGTCTGGATGCATCAGGTGCCCCAAATTTCCGGACTGTAGTGAGATTGCAGTTCTTAAATCTCTCGATGCCTGA
- a CDS encoding metal-dependent transcriptional regulator: MHTDRIEEYLETILYLITKNRSPAKTKQIAEELNVSSPSVTEMIKKLHSMGFVEYKPYQGVEFTDKGAEEAIRIKRKHQVLETFLADVLDFDRKEAHKEACELEHAVSDSVLERLYDFLGNPEYCPDGHPINIDKCNLQREERFIPLDEMKEGSSGTVARVTLPRETKERLTSLGILTGEDIEVRRKQKQGCISVIAVGSEIALGKDIAKKIFITPKGNSA, encoded by the coding sequence ATGCATACGGATCGAATTGAAGAGTATTTAGAAACTATTCTTTACCTTATTACGAAAAACCGGAGCCCTGCAAAAACCAAACAAATTGCAGAAGAACTGAATGTATCTTCACCCAGTGTGACGGAAATGATCAAAAAGTTGCATTCCATGGGGTTCGTTGAGTATAAGCCCTATCAGGGGGTTGAATTTACCGATAAAGGGGCTGAAGAAGCTATCCGAATCAAGAGGAAACACCAGGTGCTTGAGACTTTCCTGGCTGATGTCCTTGATTTTGACCGGAAGGAAGCCCACAAGGAAGCCTGCGAGCTTGAGCACGCGGTATCAGACTCGGTGCTTGAGAGACTTTACGATTTTCTGGGAAATCCAGAGTACTGCCCTGACGGGCACCCAATAAATATTGATAAATGTAACTTGCAGCGTGAGGAAAGATTCATTCCTCTCGATGAAATGAAAGAGGGAAGTTCAGGTACGGTTGCCAGGGTAACCCTCCCAAGGGAGACAAAAGAGCGCTTAACCTCTCTTGGGATCCTTACAGGAGAGGATATTGAAGTCAGGCGCAAGCAAAAGCAGGGATGTATCTCAGTCATAGCTGTTGGGTCTGAGATTGCCCTTGGAAAAGATATCGCAAAGAAAATTTTCATCACCCCTAAAGGCAATAGTGCATAA
- a CDS encoding ATP-binding cassette domain-containing protein — MPIILENVSFIYSKNTPLETAALKDVNLRIEKGEFVGILGEKGAGKSTLIKMFNGLLRPDSGKVTVDGLAPSSKEVKLRVGMLFQQAADQLFCKTIYEEIAFGPLNFGYSRKETEKRVFEALEAVSFDRSMLLRDPFSLSGGEMQRVALAGALALKPDYLVLDEPITGLDPAGKKEILDTLKKIKDQGTAVITVTHNLKGFFPLLEKIVLIREGRISFQGSRKEYLETEKVPLPPVASMMKELKARGLPVNPAIFTVEEALEEILKVKSIIEKEKAEKWTKKA, encoded by the coding sequence ATGCCGATTATTCTTGAAAACGTGAGTTTTATCTACTCTAAAAATACCCCTCTTGAAACAGCAGCTTTAAAAGATGTTAATCTGCGCATCGAAAAAGGGGAATTCGTGGGAATCCTGGGAGAAAAAGGGGCAGGAAAATCCACCCTTATAAAAATGTTTAACGGACTTTTGCGCCCGGATTCGGGAAAAGTGACTGTTGACGGGCTTGCCCCCTCTTCAAAAGAAGTTAAACTAAGGGTGGGGATGCTCTTTCAGCAAGCTGCAGACCAGCTTTTTTGCAAGACAATATATGAAGAGATAGCATTCGGACCTCTAAACTTCGGATATTCCAGAAAAGAAACCGAAAAAAGGGTCTTTGAAGCCCTTGAAGCCGTTTCTTTCGACCGCTCAATGCTACTTAGAGACCCGTTCAGCCTGAGCGGGGGAGAAATGCAGAGAGTTGCCCTTGCAGGAGCCCTTGCCCTCAAGCCGGACTACCTTGTACTGGACGAACCTATAACAGGGCTGGATCCTGCAGGAAAAAAAGAAATTCTGGATACCCTCAAAAAGATAAAAGATCAGGGAACTGCAGTCATAACCGTAACCCATAATCTTAAAGGGTTTTTTCCCCTTCTGGAGAAGATAGTGCTTATCAGAGAAGGCAGGATAAGTTTTCAGGGAAGCAGAAAAGAGTACCTTGAAACCGAGAAAGTGCCTCTTCCCCCGGTAGCGTCCATGATGAAAGAACTTAAAGCAAGAGGCTTACCGGTAAATCCTGCCATATTCACAGTTGAAGAAGCTCTTGAAGAGATATTGAAAGTGAAATCAATTATTGAAAAAGAAAAAGCTGAAAAATGGACTAAAAAAGCTTGA
- a CDS encoding SO_0444 family Cu/Zn efflux transporter, giving the protein MSLEFLNFIPSLLSGILLASGKIFVEAAPYLIFGFGVAGLLNIIVPDQKIVDYLGTSAGKVRSVINASLAGLPLPLCSCGVIPAAMSIRKRGANRGATLSFLISTPQTGVDSIAITYALLDPLMTIFRPLATLATALLAGLANNLLIGEEPEKKGNKKQENPGKKAEILAVSTLVGVSAAGSKCSSSSCGYSSPEVPGTGKKETGPEGRSKRSLKEQFLGGLKYAYIELPGEIAKWMLIGILLAGIISYAVPETLIKEYLGGGLGSMLVMLVVGIPLYICATASTPLAASLVAKGMSPGTAFVFLLAGPATNAATITMVVRFLGKRSAALYLGVISLCSLGAGILLDWLYLKLGISATATLGSAGELLPEGIKIGFAALLLPLMLYGVFHRSQECDCTECH; this is encoded by the coding sequence ATGAGCCTTGAATTCCTTAACTTCATTCCGTCCCTTCTTTCGGGAATCCTTCTCGCCTCCGGGAAAATCTTTGTGGAAGCTGCCCCTTACCTCATTTTCGGCTTCGGCGTTGCAGGCCTCCTCAATATAATTGTTCCTGACCAAAAAATCGTGGATTACCTGGGGACATCAGCAGGAAAAGTCCGCTCCGTTATCAATGCTTCTCTGGCAGGGCTTCCCCTTCCCCTGTGTTCCTGCGGAGTGATCCCCGCAGCCATGTCTATAAGGAAAAGGGGAGCAAACCGGGGCGCAACCCTTTCTTTCCTGATTTCAACCCCCCAGACCGGAGTGGACTCCATTGCAATCACCTACGCCCTCCTTGACCCCCTGATGACTATTTTCCGCCCACTTGCAACCCTTGCAACTGCCCTTCTTGCAGGGCTTGCCAACAACCTGCTGATAGGGGAAGAGCCGGAAAAAAAAGGGAATAAAAAACAGGAAAATCCCGGGAAAAAAGCAGAAATCCTTGCAGTTTCGACCCTTGTAGGAGTATCGGCAGCCGGAAGCAAATGCAGCTCCTCTTCTTGTGGTTACAGCTCACCTGAAGTTCCCGGAACAGGAAAAAAGGAAACCGGACCTGAGGGAAGAAGCAAAAGGTCTCTAAAAGAGCAGTTTCTGGGTGGACTGAAATATGCCTACATAGAACTTCCCGGAGAAATCGCCAAGTGGATGCTGATTGGAATCCTGCTTGCAGGGATAATTTCCTACGCTGTTCCCGAAACCCTGATTAAGGAATACCTGGGAGGAGGGCTCGGGTCAATGCTGGTCATGCTTGTAGTGGGCATTCCACTCTACATCTGTGCTACAGCCTCGACTCCTCTTGCCGCAAGCCTCGTAGCCAAAGGAATGAGCCCCGGCACAGCTTTTGTTTTCCTTCTTGCAGGTCCTGCAACTAATGCGGCAACCATAACCATGGTCGTCCGGTTCCTTGGAAAGCGTTCTGCAGCGCTCTACTTGGGAGTTATCTCCCTGTGCTCCCTTGGGGCAGGAATCCTTCTTGACTGGCTTTACCTCAAACTGGGAATAAGTGCGACTGCGACCCTAGGAAGCGCAGGAGAACTACTTCCAGAAGGCATTAAGATCGGTTTTGCGGCCCTCCTGCTACCTTTAATGCTATACGGAGTATTCCACAGGAGTCAAGAGTGCGACTGCACTGAATGCCATTGA
- a CDS encoding biotin transporter BioY yields MHMIHDHSYPAHTPELRKMVFASLFAALTAAGAYIQVPIPFSPVPVTLQVFFVLLAGSMLKSKWGSLSMVVYVLLGVAGLPVFAGGSSGIGVLLGPTGGYIFGFILAAYLIGKHSEKAESAGKSGFAVNALNMSAGVLVIYALGVSQLTLIAEIGPWTALTLGALPFLPGEVVKTAVAAYIATTRKF; encoded by the coding sequence ATGCATATGATACATGATCATTCTTACCCCGCCCATACTCCAGAACTCAGGAAAATGGTCTTTGCCTCCCTCTTTGCAGCCCTGACTGCTGCAGGAGCTTATATACAGGTCCCCATACCCTTTTCACCTGTTCCTGTCACTCTGCAGGTATTCTTTGTCCTGCTTGCAGGAAGCATGTTAAAGAGCAAATGGGGAAGCCTGAGTATGGTTGTATATGTCCTGCTTGGTGTTGCAGGGCTTCCGGTCTTTGCAGGAGGCAGTTCCGGAATAGGAGTACTTCTCGGACCTACCGGAGGATACATTTTCGGTTTCATACTGGCTGCCTACCTTATAGGGAAACATTCCGAAAAAGCGGAAAGTGCCGGAAAATCAGGGTTTGCAGTCAATGCTCTTAATATGAGCGCAGGTGTTCTGGTAATATATGCCCTTGGGGTTTCCCAGTTGACGCTGATAGCCGAAATAGGACCCTGGACAGCACTTACCCTCGGAGCCCTCCCCTTCCTGCCAGGAGAAGTAGTAAAAACCGCAGTTGCCGCATATATAGCTACAACCCGTAAATTTTAA
- a CDS encoding helix-turn-helix transcriptional regulator, whose translation MKEKCERVNPEQIKNLLRTIPDSKNITQMSAVFQALQSDTRLKILFLLRQKEMCVCELEQILEVTQSAVSHGLRILRQLDLVRVRREGKYTVYYIADDHVRTLIEMCLEHVEEKT comes from the coding sequence ATGAAAGAAAAGTGCGAGAGAGTTAACCCCGAGCAGATAAAAAACCTGCTGCGGACGATCCCTGATTCCAAAAATATTACGCAGATGTCTGCAGTCTTCCAGGCGCTTCAATCGGATACCCGCTTGAAAATCCTTTTTTTACTCAGGCAGAAAGAAATGTGCGTCTGTGAACTCGAGCAGATTCTTGAAGTCACGCAGTCTGCGGTCTCTCATGGGCTTCGGATCCTCAGGCAGCTTGACCTTGTAAGAGTCAGGCGGGAAGGAAAATATACGGTTTACTACATCGCAGACGACCATGTACGCACACTCATCGAGATGTGCCTTGAACATGTGGAGGAAAAAACATGA
- a CDS encoding energy-coupling factor transporter transmembrane protein EcfT: MPEPVFSYVPGDSFLHKLDPRTKLAAVMLLGILTFRTESFFGVGMLFAFFFALTSFSGLPARVFFRAVRPMLLFIIFIFLAQLFFIEGRVLASFWILQPSIEGLQNGLRLSARFILLLLFAALMTASTDPSAITCGIERILRPLPLRWLGINSFELATMMNLSIAFLPLLFERVERTKAAQASRGMYFGRNPFHSVPALVIPLIRGVVRDAEELALAMESRGYQGTCRTSMHELLMQKRDWVSLFALVSFAALILRF, from the coding sequence ATGCCAGAACCTGTTTTCAGTTACGTTCCAGGGGATTCCTTTCTGCATAAGCTTGATCCCAGGACAAAACTTGCAGCTGTTATGCTGCTGGGTATTCTGACCTTCAGGACTGAAAGTTTTTTCGGGGTAGGGATGCTCTTTGCGTTCTTTTTTGCCCTTACATCATTCTCCGGGCTGCCAGCCAGAGTGTTTTTCCGGGCAGTCAGACCTATGCTGCTGTTTATCATATTCATCTTTCTTGCGCAGCTATTTTTCATCGAAGGAAGAGTGCTGGCTTCTTTCTGGATTCTGCAGCCGAGTATCGAGGGACTTCAAAATGGGCTCAGGCTTTCTGCAAGGTTTATACTTCTCCTGCTTTTTGCTGCCCTTATGACAGCCAGCACCGACCCTTCGGCAATTACCTGCGGGATAGAGAGAATACTTCGCCCACTTCCTCTTCGCTGGCTGGGAATTAACTCCTTTGAACTTGCTACAATGATGAACCTCTCAATAGCCTTTCTGCCCCTTCTCTTTGAGAGGGTTGAGCGAACAAAAGCTGCCCAGGCTTCAAGGGGCATGTATTTCGGGCGGAATCCTTTCCACTCAGTCCCTGCCCTTGTAATTCCCCTGATAAGAGGCGTGGTAAGGGATGCTGAAGAATTAGCTCTGGCAATGGAAAGCAGGGGGTACCAGGGAACTTGCAGGACCTCGATGCATGAACTTTTAATGCAAAAAAGAGACTGGGTATCCCTTTTTGCCCTTGTATCTTTTGCTGCCCTTATCCTGAGATTTTGA
- a CDS encoding zinc ribbon domain-containing protein → MTYKTELADKRAIRIDEAYTSKECCVCGKRHEMPL, encoded by the coding sequence TTGACCTACAAGACGGAGCTTGCAGATAAAAGAGCAATAAGAATTGATGAAGCTTATACCTCAAAAGAGTGCTGTGTTTGCGGAAAAAGACATGAAATGCCTCTTTGA
- a CDS encoding energy-coupling factor transporter ATPase has translation MIRFENVSYSYPDGTPALRNISMEIKKGEYIGIIGKNGSGKSTLSFHLNGLLKPQKGKVMVKGMDTGDFSKLQGIKKIVGIIFQNPETQFVGRTVEEDLAFGPENLCLPPIEIRKRVDRALAETKLEKYRYHSPKTLSGGQGQCAALAGVLAMEPECLIFDEVTSMLDPDSGKAVLERVKKLHEKGKTIVYITHNLEELHAADRIIVMDRGRIVLEGKTENVLSDPSLRDLRFTPPSLIELAEHLKNHGVTVPWEKTSSPSSFAEEICRLFLKT, from the coding sequence ATGATAAGGTTCGAAAACGTAAGTTACAGTTACCCTGATGGAACCCCTGCCCTCAGAAACATAAGCATGGAAATAAAAAAAGGGGAATACATAGGGATAATAGGCAAAAATGGGAGCGGTAAATCCACTCTTTCTTTCCATCTTAACGGACTCCTGAAGCCTCAAAAAGGAAAGGTTATGGTAAAGGGCATGGATACCGGAGACTTTTCAAAACTCCAGGGGATCAAGAAAATTGTCGGAATCATATTCCAGAACCCTGAAACTCAGTTTGTTGGCAGGACCGTAGAAGAAGACCTTGCTTTCGGGCCTGAGAATCTCTGCCTTCCGCCCATAGAAATCCGGAAACGTGTGGATAGAGCCCTTGCTGAAACGAAACTTGAGAAATACAGGTATCATTCTCCAAAGACCCTGAGTGGAGGGCAAGGACAGTGCGCAGCTCTTGCAGGAGTCCTCGCCATGGAACCCGAATGTCTTATTTTTGATGAAGTAACCTCCATGCTTGACCCTGATTCGGGGAAAGCCGTCCTCGAACGCGTAAAAAAGCTGCATGAAAAAGGAAAAACTATAGTATATATCACACATAATCTTGAAGAGCTTCATGCCGCAGACCGGATTATCGTAATGGACAGAGGAAGGATAGTTCTTGAAGGAAAAACCGAGAATGTACTCTCAGACCCGTCTCTCCGGGATCTCAGGTTCACTCCGCCCTCCCTGATAGAACTTGCAGAGCACCTGAAAAATCACGGAGTCACGGTCCCCTGGGAAAAGACCTCTTCCCCTTCCAGCTTTGCGGAGGAGATATGCCGATTATTCTTGAAAACGTGA